The proteins below come from a single Psychrobacter sp. FDAARGOS_221 genomic window:
- a CDS encoding ABC transporter ATP-binding protein: MTNTTPALQVENLTKVYGNGFAALKDVNLTVPQGGFFALLGPNGAGKSTMIGIISSLFKPTEGSVKIFGTDLLQNPSIAKQYLGIVPQEFNFNQFEKVEDILITQAGYFGIPASDSKPRAKKLLTALGLWDKRNNKARELSGGMKRRLMIARALIHKPRLLILDEPTAGVDIELRRSMWEFMQQINKEENTTIILTTHYLEEAEQLCRYIAILDHGEIRINTEMKDLLSKLSIETFVFDLVNPVSNPIELTGVTGMSQPDAQTLEVTLSEGESLNQVFSQLSELGIEISSMRNKANRLEELFMRLVEQGVETKDSMKEAGL, translated from the coding sequence ATGACTAATACAACGCCTGCATTACAAGTAGAGAATCTGACCAAGGTTTATGGCAATGGTTTTGCTGCCTTAAAAGATGTCAATTTAACGGTGCCTCAAGGGGGGTTCTTTGCCTTGCTTGGGCCCAATGGTGCCGGCAAGTCAACCATGATTGGCATCATTAGCTCATTGTTCAAGCCGACCGAAGGCAGTGTCAAAATATTTGGTACTGATTTGTTGCAAAACCCCTCTATTGCAAAGCAGTATTTGGGTATTGTTCCGCAAGAGTTTAACTTTAACCAGTTTGAAAAGGTTGAGGATATTTTAATCACTCAAGCCGGTTACTTTGGCATACCCGCCAGTGATTCTAAACCTCGCGCCAAAAAGCTACTAACGGCTTTGGGGCTATGGGATAAGCGTAATAATAAAGCTCGTGAGCTGTCAGGCGGTATGAAGCGCCGATTGATGATTGCGCGTGCTCTAATTCATAAGCCAAGACTGCTGATTCTAGATGAGCCGACCGCTGGGGTAGATATTGAGCTGCGCCGCTCGATGTGGGAGTTTATGCAGCAGATTAACAAAGAAGAAAATACTACGATTATCTTAACCACGCACTATCTTGAAGAGGCAGAGCAGCTGTGTCGTTATATCGCCATTTTAGATCATGGTGAGATTCGAATTAATACTGAGATGAAGGATTTGCTGTCGAAGCTGTCTATTGAGACCTTCGTATTTGATTTGGTCAATCCGGTATCTAATCCAATTGAGCTAACCGGGGTGACCGGTATGTCACAGCCTGACGCACAAACGTTGGAGGTGACGTTGAGCGAGGGTGAATCCTTAAATCAGGTGTTTAGCCAGTTATCAGAGCTAGGTATAGAAATTTCAAGTATGCGTAATAAAGCCAACCGCTTAGAAGAATTATTTATGCGTTTGGTTGAGCAGGGTGTGGAGACAAAAGACAGTATGAAGGAGGCAGGGCTATGA
- a CDS encoding c-type cytochrome, producing the protein MKKIVMLSAAAILGLSGITLSQAEDVVDAAAETTEVATATDDAASTDDAEATETDATEEGAEEAAAAPEPAVEEEPIPEDTPQVKKVIALYPKLVERIQPYGKVCFEGDTNCDITLTASAGASADGEPRDGKAVFDAICHTCHATGVAGAPAVGDSGAWGPRIAQGKSTLYDHAINGFNAMPARGGADIPDEEVQNAVDYMVGESS; encoded by the coding sequence ATGAAAAAAATCGTGATGTTATCCGCCGCAGCCATTCTTGGTCTTTCTGGTATTACCTTAAGCCAAGCTGAAGACGTTGTTGATGCAGCAGCCGAAACGACAGAAGTAGCGACTGCTACCGATGATGCTGCTAGCACTGATGATGCTGAAGCGACTGAGACCGATGCGACTGAAGAAGGTGCAGAAGAAGCGGCTGCAGCGCCTGAACCTGCTGTTGAAGAAGAGCCTATTCCTGAAGATACACCTCAAGTGAAAAAGGTGATTGCTTTGTATCCTAAGTTGGTAGAGCGTATTCAGCCTTACGGTAAGGTTTGTTTTGAAGGTGATACCAACTGTGACATTACCTTAACTGCATCTGCTGGCGCATCTGCTGATGGTGAGCCTCGTGATGGTAAAGCCGTATTCGATGCTATTTGTCACACTTGTCACGCCACTGGCGTAGCTGGTGCACCTGCTGTTGGTGATAGTGGTGCTTGGGGTCCTCGTATCGCTCAAGGTAAATCGACTTTGTATGATCATGCTATCAATGGTTTCAACGCGATGCCTGCTAGAGGTGGTGCGGATATTCCTGATGAAGAAGTACAAAACGCGGTTGACTACATGGTTGGTGAATCAAGCTAA
- a CDS encoding OB-fold protein, with product MKKILKWVLIILVVLIVIAIFTGNDDTETSTSSADTQSAEEVVEETIPVTANELFDAYQNNEVAADKQYKGKLLEVSGTVASIDSGISDQAIVQLATSNEFMSVAAEGDDTFTDTAATLSKGENVTMVCNGAGEIAGFVQLDKCVMQ from the coding sequence ATGAAAAAAATACTTAAGTGGGTTTTAATTATCCTTGTTGTGTTAATTGTAATTGCTATATTTACTGGTAACGATGACACAGAAACCTCTACATCATCTGCTGACACTCAAAGTGCTGAAGAAGTAGTAGAAGAGACTATACCAGTTACCGCTAATGAGTTATTTGATGCATATCAAAATAATGAGGTTGCAGCTGATAAGCAGTATAAAGGCAAGTTGCTAGAAGTAAGTGGTACAGTAGCTAGTATTGACAGCGGTATTAGCGATCAAGCAATTGTACAGCTTGCAACATCTAATGAGTTTATGAGTGTAGCTGCTGAAGGTGATGACACATTCACTGATACAGCTGCAACACTTAGTAAGGGTGAAAATGTGACAATGGTTTGTAATGGTGCTGGTGAAATTGCTGGATTTGTACAGCTAGACAAGTGTGTCATGCAGTAA
- a CDS encoding surface-adhesin E family protein codes for MMRLVVLTVLGLISATTHAANWVEVGITQEGEKLFVDTDSIVNHGRYRQAFIKYDQNEVQTTGSIKYDTMTNLNEYDCTRPMKTRVLSVSMTLNGKSTHQANVPNAWRLWDVIFPDSGNELVANLVCSY; via the coding sequence ATGATGAGACTAGTAGTTTTAACGGTATTAGGTTTAATCTCAGCAACAACTCATGCGGCTAACTGGGTAGAAGTTGGAATAACCCAAGAAGGCGAAAAATTGTTTGTTGATACTGATTCAATAGTGAATCATGGGAGATATAGACAAGCATTTATTAAATACGATCAAAATGAGGTTCAGACAACAGGCTCCATAAAGTACGACACAATGACTAATTTAAATGAATACGATTGCACCCGACCTATGAAAACGAGAGTACTGTCCGTATCGATGACACTTAATGGAAAATCTACTCACCAAGCCAATGTCCCTAATGCTTGGAGATTATGGGATGTTATTTTCCCAGACTCAGGTAATGAACTTGTAGCTAATTTAGTCTGCTCATACTGA
- a CDS encoding SIR2 family NAD-dependent protein deacylase, whose product MTDITSPSNLATSPNPSAIAQAADLISKADSICVLTGAGISAESGIPTFRDKQTGLWENYRAEDLASIDAFDRDPKMVWSWYQWRRNLVKDKQPNSAHHALHSIQEWAQQQGKTLALITQNVDDLHEQAGSEVTHLHGHLWRNKCSECGAPYNETIDYSEDGLLSCPQCDGYIRPDIVWFGEMLPQDEWRYAEYAVNDCDVFISIGTSSLVYPAAGLLQVAKQQGAAIIEINLNPTQNPLVDIELAGKAGEVLPKLQQSLLS is encoded by the coding sequence ATGACGGATATAACCTCACCTTCTAATTTAGCAACCTCCCCTAATCCATCAGCCATTGCTCAAGCCGCTGACTTAATATCCAAAGCTGATAGCATTTGTGTGCTAACCGGTGCTGGTATCTCAGCAGAAAGCGGTATACCTACTTTCCGTGATAAACAAACTGGGCTATGGGAAAACTATCGAGCAGAAGACTTAGCCAGTATCGATGCCTTTGACCGTGACCCAAAGATGGTATGGTCTTGGTATCAATGGCGCCGTAATCTGGTAAAAGATAAGCAGCCCAATTCAGCACACCATGCGCTTCACTCGATACAAGAGTGGGCGCAACAGCAAGGTAAGACCTTGGCACTAATTACCCAAAATGTGGATGATTTGCATGAACAGGCTGGCAGTGAGGTCACTCACTTACATGGGCATCTGTGGCGTAATAAGTGCAGTGAGTGTGGTGCGCCCTATAATGAAACAATAGATTATAGTGAAGATGGATTGCTAAGCTGCCCTCAATGTGACGGCTATATCAGGCCTGATATTGTTTGGTTTGGGGAGATGCTACCCCAAGATGAGTGGCGGTATGCAGAGTATGCGGTGAATGACTGTGATGTCTTTATCAGTATTGGCACCTCAAGCTTGGTGTATCCGGCGGCAGGACTGTTACAAGTTGCTAAGCAGCAAGGCGCTGCCATCATTGAGATTAACTTAAACCCAACTCAAAATCCGTTAGTCGATATTGAGCTGGCCGGTAAAGCCGGCGAGGTACTGCCAAAATTACAGCAGAGTCTATTAAGCTAA
- a CDS encoding TPM domain-containing protein: MQQPPPKPDSNVRHPNVAEGHAVVSEPSFARLWRQAIFIPILHNRWLTEQVMQRLTEQVGEAEKGHRGEVFLVIENHLPINQAYHIGSRERAIDLFSAYRVWDTEENTGVLVYVNICEHSLEIVADRGINAHVSPTVWRAMCDKALAGMSKGKMESSLTDLLAEIGLLLRQHYYLEHDPAGNELSDTVVFLK; this comes from the coding sequence ATGCAACAACCCCCTCCTAAGCCTGATTCTAATGTACGACATCCGAATGTCGCAGAGGGTCATGCTGTGGTTAGTGAGCCAAGCTTTGCCAGGCTGTGGCGACAAGCGATTTTCATCCCCATACTGCATAATCGGTGGTTAACCGAGCAAGTGATGCAGCGACTAACCGAGCAGGTGGGTGAGGCTGAAAAAGGCCATCGCGGAGAGGTGTTTTTGGTTATCGAAAACCATCTGCCGATTAATCAGGCGTATCATATTGGCAGCCGTGAGCGTGCGATTGATTTATTCAGTGCTTATCGAGTGTGGGATACCGAAGAGAACACTGGTGTTCTAGTTTACGTTAATATTTGCGAGCACAGTCTTGAAATCGTTGCCGACCGTGGTATCAATGCGCATGTGAGCCCAACCGTTTGGCGCGCCATGTGTGACAAGGCGCTGGCAGGGATGTCTAAAGGTAAGATGGAGTCAAGCTTAACCGACCTGTTGGCAGAAATTGGCTTGTTATTAAGACAGCATTATTATCTTGAGCATGATCCGGCGGGTAACGAGCTATCAGATACGGTGGTATTTTTAAAATAG
- a CDS encoding TPM domain-containing protein, whose translation MQNLTKRLSVFMLLGASLLSAPMSFAETGASSTQGYNDQSIEDMVAIAKAGQENEAINDAVLGNEAIRDNLPNIGEASAEDAPQTSAPANTAEPRQSTSEAVESDKLILNSPVVDQANIFSPQQNQILTQRLRQIYDQGLAQAALVTVPTTNGMDIFQYSMQVADRWQLGDKDTDDGLLILVAVNDRDMYILSGYGLEGVLPDAALNRIIDEQITPSFKQGDYAGGLIKGINQIENRLQTDPEILRQSDELAKQRSQAQSAGDTPSQFGMFLIAMIFGLFLTSVLGRILGSFVATGGFVMMSLSSGAGIIATIFMAVFLWLFLISRGSGGGGKGGRGGGKGGRRRGGVIVFPGGGFGGGGGGFGGGGFGGGGFGGGGGGFGGGGAGGSW comes from the coding sequence ATGCAAAACCTTACTAAACGTCTGTCAGTTTTTATGCTGTTGGGTGCAAGCCTACTGTCAGCACCGATGAGTTTTGCAGAAACAGGTGCCTCATCTACCCAAGGTTATAATGACCAAAGCATTGAAGATATGGTGGCCATTGCCAAAGCTGGGCAAGAAAATGAAGCCATTAATGATGCGGTGTTAGGCAATGAGGCGATTCGTGATAATTTACCAAATATTGGTGAAGCCAGCGCTGAAGATGCCCCGCAAACCTCTGCGCCTGCAAACACTGCTGAGCCACGTCAATCGACCTCAGAAGCGGTAGAAAGCGATAAGCTGATTTTAAACAGTCCGGTGGTGGACCAGGCCAATATCTTTAGTCCGCAACAAAACCAAATACTGACCCAAAGACTACGTCAGATCTATGACCAAGGTCTAGCGCAAGCGGCACTAGTTACAGTACCCACTACCAATGGTATGGATATTTTCCAGTACAGTATGCAGGTTGCTGACAGATGGCAGCTGGGTGATAAAGATACTGATGATGGTCTGCTGATTTTAGTGGCCGTCAATGACCGTGATATGTATATCCTATCCGGTTATGGCTTAGAAGGTGTCTTACCGGATGCCGCTCTCAATAGAATTATTGATGAGCAAATTACGCCTTCTTTTAAGCAAGGCGATTATGCTGGCGGGTTGATCAAAGGTATTAACCAAATCGAGAACCGCTTACAAACCGACCCTGAAATACTCAGACAGTCTGATGAGTTGGCAAAACAGCGCAGTCAGGCACAGTCAGCGGGTGATACGCCGTCGCAGTTTGGTATGTTTTTAATCGCGATGATCTTTGGTCTGTTTTTGACTTCGGTATTAGGACGCATCCTAGGCTCATTTGTTGCGACCGGTGGTTTTGTGATGATGTCACTGTCTAGTGGCGCCGGCATCATAGCGACCATCTTTATGGCCGTATTCTTATGGCTGTTCTTGATATCACGTGGCTCAGGCGGCGGTGGTAAAGGCGGTCGTGGCGGCGGTAAAGGTGGCAGACGTCGCGGCGGTGTTATTGTCTTCCCAGGCGGCGGCTTTGGTGGCGGAGGCGGAGGCTTCGGCGGTGGCGGATTTGGAGGCGGCGGCTTCGGTGGTGGGGGCGGCGGCTTCGGCGGCGGCGGTGCTGGCGGTTCATGGTAG
- a CDS encoding TPM domain-containing protein translates to MSKLSTKNGSKSLTNYMMAISLGVLSSLACVACGYNDIATEGANTEVVSASDSTGSTSKSDDQQNTASQSSQRSSSISIGSIEQAEGSVKKPSYLTPETVAANLKDPVNDFTGTLTLYEIDQLNTKLRSVYNSGIMQAGVVLVATTDGMPIFDYAMQVAESWELGSADENDGLLIMMAVEDRQMYILTGLGIEHILTDKKVAQVIDNVMTPNFKQAQYAQGLSEGVDALVAILKQEKLKQEHH, encoded by the coding sequence ATGTCAAAACTCTCAACAAAAAATGGCTCAAAAAGTTTAACTAACTACATGATGGCTATTAGCCTAGGTGTGCTGAGCTCATTGGCCTGTGTTGCATGTGGCTATAATGATATTGCAACTGAGGGTGCTAATACAGAAGTTGTCAGTGCATCTGATTCTACTGGGTCAACCTCAAAGTCTGATGATCAGCAGAACACAGCGTCTCAATCGTCGCAGCGCTCAAGTAGCATTTCTATTGGGTCTATAGAACAGGCAGAGGGCTCGGTTAAAAAACCAAGCTATCTGACACCTGAGACAGTTGCGGCTAATCTGAAAGATCCGGTAAATGACTTTACTGGGACACTGACACTCTATGAGATTGATCAGCTAAATACCAAGCTAAGATCGGTGTATAACTCAGGCATTATGCAGGCGGGTGTCGTTTTAGTTGCGACTACCGATGGTATGCCAATCTTTGATTATGCCATGCAAGTGGCTGAAAGCTGGGAGTTAGGCTCCGCTGATGAGAATGATGGGCTACTGATAATGATGGCCGTTGAGGATAGGCAGATGTATATCCTCACAGGATTAGGAATTGAACACATACTGACAGATAAAAAAGTTGCTCAGGTTATTGATAATGTAATGACCCCCAACTTTAAACAAGCGCAATATGCGCAAGGACTGTCAGAAGGTGTCGATGCTCTAGTAGCTATCTTAAAACAAGAAAAATTGAAACAAGAGCATCATTAA
- a CDS encoding LemA family protein gives MSRQSILKPLLLSVVLSGSAVGLSGCGYNTLQAQDEQVAAAWSEVVNQYQRRADLVPNLVEVVKQYASHEQDVLTDVAEARSRAGSIQLTPEALNDPQAMENYQEAQAQMTGALSRLMAVSERYPDLKADQRFADLQAQLEGTENRITVARNRYIQEVQTYNTTVRQFPTNLTAKVFGLDAKQNFSVDNEKEISTAPKVDFGE, from the coding sequence ATGTCGCGTCAATCAATCCTAAAGCCACTTTTATTGTCTGTGGTCCTAAGTGGATCAGCAGTAGGTCTATCAGGTTGTGGCTATAACACCTTGCAAGCGCAAGATGAGCAAGTTGCAGCTGCTTGGTCAGAAGTAGTTAACCAATACCAGCGCCGTGCCGACTTGGTACCAAACTTAGTGGAAGTGGTTAAGCAGTATGCCAGCCACGAACAAGACGTATTAACTGATGTCGCTGAAGCGCGCTCACGTGCCGGTAGCATCCAGTTGACACCTGAAGCGTTAAACGACCCGCAAGCGATGGAAAATTATCAGGAAGCACAGGCTCAAATGACAGGTGCTTTGTCACGCTTAATGGCGGTATCTGAGCGCTATCCTGATCTAAAAGCAGATCAGCGCTTTGCTGACTTACAAGCTCAGCTTGAAGGTACTGAAAACCGCATCACCGTGGCGCGTAACCGCTATATTCAAGAAGTACAGACTTACAATACAACCGTTCGTCAGTTTCCAACTAACTTAACCGCAAAAGTGTTTGGGCTAGATGCGAAGCAGAACTTCAGTGTCGATAATGAAAAAGAGATTTCAACCGCACCGAAAGTTGATTTTGGTGAGTAA
- a CDS encoding alanine/glycine:cation symporter family protein encodes MEGIVSFLNSVIWSPALIYLCLGAGLFYSILTRFVQVRLFKEMLRLLFKGKPDNDGISSFQALAVSLAGRVGMGNIAGVAAAIGFGGPGAVFWMWIVAFLGASTAYVESTLGQIYKERDVITGEYRGGPAYYFERALGQKWYGVLFAISSIIACGVFLPGVQANGVINAVAQVAGEGSAVTVMGIDTGSVRLIALGIILVVLGFIIFGGIKRIARFTEYAVPFMALGYIILALLIMFANYSMIPEVFGMIIGDAFTAQAGFGAAIGWGVKRGVYSNEAGQGTGPHAASAAAVDHPAQQGLVQAFSVYVDTLLVCSATAFMILSTKMYNIQGELPDGQFVVQNVAADVEINSPSFTQMAMESVYGTFGDSFIAVAVFFFAFTTILAYYYIAEVNISYLTRFMSRGASKIGLFAVKVIIMVMVAYGALNSSGYIWGLGDVGVGLMAWLNIVGIIIVFFVARPALDILKDYEAQLKAGGGTTAKRFVFDPAKFGIKNATYWEERHQENLKAQAQKDRQNKL; translated from the coding sequence ATGGAAGGCATTGTTAGCTTTTTAAATAGCGTCATTTGGAGCCCCGCTCTTATCTATCTGTGTTTAGGCGCTGGTCTATTCTATTCAATTCTCACCCGCTTCGTACAAGTCCGTTTATTTAAAGAAATGCTGCGTTTACTATTTAAAGGTAAACCAGATAATGATGGTATTTCATCATTCCAAGCATTAGCGGTATCGCTAGCCGGCCGTGTTGGTATGGGTAACATCGCTGGTGTTGCTGCTGCTATCGGTTTTGGTGGCCCTGGTGCAGTATTTTGGATGTGGATTGTGGCGTTCTTAGGCGCGTCAACCGCTTATGTTGAATCAACGCTAGGTCAGATCTACAAAGAACGTGACGTGATTACCGGCGAATACCGCGGTGGTCCTGCTTATTACTTCGAACGTGCTTTAGGTCAAAAGTGGTACGGCGTCCTATTCGCGATCTCATCTATCATTGCTTGTGGTGTGTTTTTACCAGGTGTACAGGCCAACGGTGTTATTAACGCGGTTGCTCAGGTTGCCGGTGAAGGCTCTGCCGTGACCGTTATGGGTATCGATACTGGTAGCGTTCGCTTAATCGCTCTAGGCATTATCTTAGTGGTTCTAGGCTTTATCATCTTCGGTGGTATTAAGCGTATTGCTCGCTTTACTGAATATGCAGTGCCATTTATGGCGCTGGGTTATATCATCTTAGCCCTACTTATCATGTTCGCTAACTACAGCATGATCCCTGAAGTATTCGGCATGATTATTGGTGATGCATTCACTGCTCAAGCAGGCTTTGGTGCTGCTATCGGTTGGGGTGTTAAACGTGGTGTTTACTCTAACGAAGCGGGTCAAGGTACAGGTCCTCACGCTGCATCTGCGGCTGCGGTTGACCATCCTGCACAGCAAGGTTTGGTACAAGCATTCTCAGTATACGTTGATACCTTACTGGTTTGTTCTGCAACTGCATTTATGATCTTATCGACTAAAATGTACAACATCCAAGGTGAATTACCAGACGGACAGTTCGTTGTTCAAAACGTTGCTGCTGATGTTGAAATCAACTCACCGTCATTTACGCAAATGGCAATGGAATCAGTATACGGTACCTTTGGTGATTCGTTCATCGCGGTTGCGGTATTCTTCTTCGCCTTTACCACTATCCTAGCCTACTACTATATCGCTGAGGTTAATATTTCTTATTTAACTCGCTTTATGAGCAGAGGCGCGAGTAAAATTGGTTTGTTTGCGGTAAAAGTAATCATCATGGTAATGGTTGCATACGGTGCACTTAACAGCTCAGGTTATATCTGGGGTCTAGGTGACGTTGGTGTTGGTCTAATGGCATGGTTGAACATTGTTGGTATTATCATCGTGTTCTTCGTGGCGCGTCCTGCACTTGATATTCTTAAAGACTACGAAGCTCAGTTGAAAGCTGGCGGCGGTACAACAGCAAAACGCTTTGTGTTCGATCCTGCTAAGTTTGGTATCAAAAACGCCACTTATTGGGAAGAGCGTCATCAAGAAAACTTAAAAGCACAAGCTCAAAAAGATCGTCAAAATAAGCTATAA
- a CDS encoding fasciclin domain-containing protein: protein MKQVQTLLSEKGVFSPKLMSTKLMSPKLVGSLTAALLTLTGCQKTETLTEQRVQVTANVQGQNAGTSTANRSDTVIDAGNMVYSRLPQSAAGSQTNITRQTASTNAATVESAANSNSQTAAALRGAPVNTQYQSLSALDMARQDPDFSILVEAVDAAGIGMMLRFAGDRYTIFAPNNAAFAKLFSETPLTKQSLLANKSLLRALLAYHVVKADQPMTVAQLPGGQLQALSKRTFKVTPQASLIDGKGRTAHIVQPNIATQNGMVHEIDIVMFPVN, encoded by the coding sequence ATGAAACAAGTGCAGACGCTGTTGTCAGAAAAAGGTGTTTTTTCACCTAAATTAATGTCAACTAAATTAATGTCACCTAAGTTGGTAGGGTCGTTAACGGCTGCGTTATTAACCCTGACAGGATGTCAAAAAACAGAGACATTAACCGAGCAACGCGTTCAAGTTACTGCAAACGTTCAAGGCCAAAATGCTGGTACTTCCACCGCAAACCGTTCAGATACAGTCATCGATGCCGGTAATATGGTGTATAGCCGCTTGCCGCAAAGTGCAGCAGGCTCGCAAACCAACATTACCCGTCAAACAGCGTCGACAAATGCAGCCACAGTAGAATCAGCAGCAAACTCCAATTCTCAGACAGCTGCCGCACTCCGAGGAGCACCGGTCAATACCCAATATCAATCTCTGAGCGCATTGGATATGGCGAGGCAAGATCCAGATTTTTCAATTTTGGTTGAAGCGGTTGATGCAGCTGGTATTGGCATGATGCTACGGTTTGCTGGTGATCGCTATACTATCTTTGCGCCTAATAATGCTGCTTTTGCCAAGCTGTTTAGTGAGACGCCACTGACCAAACAAAGCTTATTGGCCAATAAGTCTTTATTGCGTGCCTTGCTGGCCTATCATGTGGTTAAGGCGGATCAGCCGATGACGGTCGCGCAGTTACCGGGTGGTCAGTTGCAAGCGTTAAGCAAGCGTACTTTTAAAGTAACGCCTCAAGCTAGTTTGATCGATGGTAAAGGGCGCACAGCACATATTGTTCAACCCAATATCGCCACCCAAAATGGCATGGTGCATGAGATTGATATTGTGATGTTCCCGGTCAATTAG